Proteins from a genomic interval of Gordonia sp. SL306:
- a CDS encoding MarR family winged helix-turn-helix transcriptional regulator, whose protein sequence is MSDFEVSDLAVALRPILTRLYLALRRRTPIAEYSAAQASALAVLLDNGPMRMGELAERESIRMPTATALIDGLTKNGLAERRPDPDDRRAVLVGLTDHGRSVLEGVRGRRDSILTAALSELSDADRAALAAAAPALQALREQLDAVPAHSETASNE, encoded by the coding sequence GTGTCTGATTTCGAGGTCTCCGACCTGGCTGTCGCCCTGCGCCCCATCCTGACCAGGCTCTACCTGGCGTTACGCAGGCGGACGCCGATCGCCGAATACTCCGCCGCCCAGGCGTCGGCCCTGGCGGTCCTCCTCGACAACGGTCCGATGCGGATGGGTGAGCTCGCCGAACGCGAGTCCATCCGCATGCCGACTGCGACCGCACTGATCGACGGGCTCACCAAGAACGGCCTCGCCGAACGTCGCCCCGATCCGGACGACCGCCGCGCGGTCCTCGTCGGGCTCACCGACCACGGCCGGTCCGTGCTCGAAGGGGTCCGGGGCCGGCGGGACAGCATCCTGACCGCGGCGCTCTCCGAGCTCAGCGACGCCGACCGCGCGGCCCTCGCCGCTGCGGCCCCCGCGCTGCAGGCACTCCGCGAGCAACTCGATGCCGTCCCCGCGCACAGCGAGACCGCATCGAACGAATGA
- a CDS encoding PLDc N-terminal domain-containing protein, which translates to MTGSSKKFSDLPARSRAMIIVGAMIAFVLQGAALRDLKRRPSAQVKGPKPLWVGLSFVNYLGPIAYFAVGRKGTEK; encoded by the coding sequence ATGACAGGGTCGTCGAAGAAGTTCTCGGATCTCCCAGCACGATCACGCGCCATGATCATCGTCGGCGCGATGATCGCGTTCGTACTCCAGGGTGCGGCTCTGCGCGATCTCAAACGCCGCCCGTCGGCGCAGGTCAAGGGACCCAAGCCGCTGTGGGTCGGCCTGAGTTTCGTCAACTACCTCGGTCCGATCGCCTACTTCGCGGTCGGACGGAAGGGTACCGAGAAGTAG